CGCCTGCTGGTCGAACGACAGCGCCCGTTGAGCGAGTTGAAGCGCGTCATGACGAAGTTCCCGCAAGTGTTGCTCAACGTGCCGGTGGCGCGCCGTGCCGAATTGGGGACGCTGCCGAACCTACAGCGCACGCTCGACAAGGTCGCGGCGGAACTCGGCGACCGCGGGCGTGTCGTGGTGCGTTACTCGGGGACAGAGCCGCTGGTTCGCATCATGGTGGAGGGCGAACAGCAGCTCCAGGTGCAGGCCTATGCGGAAGAGATCGCCGCCACCATTCGCTCGGAGCTGGTGAGATGATACAACTCGGCGTCAACCTGGATCATGTGGCGACGCTGCGGCAGGTGAGGCGGACGCTATATCCGGATCTGCTGGCCGCCGCCCAAGCGGCTGAACGTGGCGGCGCGGACGGGATCACGGTGCACTTGCGCGAGGATCGCCGCCATATCCAGGACGCGGACGTCGACGTGTTGCGAGCCCGCATTGCCACCAAGCTGAATCTGGAGATGGCGGCCACCGAGGAGATGGTGCTGAAAGCGTGCACAGTCCGCCCCCAGGATGTGTGTCTGGTGCCGGAACGGCGCGAAGAGCTGACCACGGAGGGTGGACTCGACGCGGCCGGCCAGATCGACGGCTTGCTGTCCGTTGTGGGGCGGATGCGT
Above is a window of Candidatus Binatia bacterium DNA encoding:
- a CDS encoding pyridoxine 5'-phosphate synthase, which translates into the protein MIQLGVNLDHVATLRQVRRTLYPDLLAAAQAAERGGADGITVHLREDRRHIQDADVDVLRARIATKLNLEMAATEEMVLKACTVRPQDVCLVPERREELTTEGGLDAAGQIDGLLSVVGRMRDAGIRVSLFIDPEDRQIEAAHRVRADAIEIHTGPYADAPTAPAREAELERIRRAVRTAVAAGLIVNAGHGLTLDNVTPIAAIPVIHELNIGHSIVADALFVGLEEAVRRLKARLRAAREG